Below is a genomic region from Mus musculus strain NOD/MrkTac chromosome 4 genomic contig, GRCm38.p6 alternate locus group NOD/MrkTac MMCHR4_NOD_IDD9_1.
ATACATGCCAGCCGCAGGACCTTGACTGGGCCACCTCCTCGGCTTCCTCTTCTGGCATAGAGTGAATCACCGAGTTTTAACGAGGACTGAAGGAATCAGTGTATATAAGAGGTACCTGACTAGGGGTGTTCTTTTATAAGGTGTACCTGGGGTTGTTCGTATTTGATGGCAAAGATGGGGTAGTCAGGGCTCAGGATGGGATAAAAGCCCACAGCCAGGGCAGTGTTGAGGTATTTCTAGCTTTTGGGCCTAGGCACAGGAGATGAATACTGGGCTGTGAGATAGAACAAGCCCAGAGCTGGGAACTCTTCTAGCCTCTAACTGTGAGATTCAAAGTGCCTTTACATTCCTGGGATCAAATTTCAATGCCTGTTGCCCTGGGCCTGTGGGAAGTTTCTGCCAATCtgacctctgaactctataacctCCTACTCTTTTCTGTGGCATTTTCTTTCCACAGAGGTTATCAAATTCCTTCTAGAAAAATCCCACCCCCAGGCTTAGAAGCATGGCTCAGGGGCAGCGCACTTACCTTGCGtgcacaggacctgggtttgatccccaggtaCATAGGCACATGCTTGCTGTAATACAAGCACCTCCcagtgaggcagaagcaggaataCTGGGAGCTCAGGGGACATCTTCAGATTCATAGAGTGTTAGAGGTCAGCTTAGGCTATGTAAGacattgtctccaaaaaaaaaaaaaaaaaaaaaaaaacctaatggcTAAAAAACAAACATTCAATAAAATCGTGATAAGGGCCTTTCCTAGAAGGAGGGATCTACATGGTTTCTCTCTTTAGCTGTGACATCTCAGTAGGAAAGCACCAGTGCTTACTAAGCAGCTCCCATGCAAGTGTTTCACAAAGTCTCTTGTTCTAtgtatggggaaactgaggctcagagggcAACATAACGTACCCAGAGTAATGACTAGTAATGGCTTAGTGTGGCCTAAGCACTATTCTGATCTCCTATTAAGAAACTGgaggtcaggcagtggtggcacacttttaatcccagcattttggagacagagacaaatggatgtctgagttttgaggccagcctggtttacatggtgagttcctggacagccagggccaaacagagaaaccttgcctcaaacacacacacacacacacacacacacacacacacacacacacacacacaaagagagagagagagagagagaaagaaagaggaaggtttTACCTCCTGTCCACCTCTGACATACTAGGTGGCCTCTGCCATAACCAAGCAAGGAAGAACTGGAGTTTTTGAGAAGTGTGGGGACTCAGAGGCAGAGATGGAATGAAGCATCTAACAGAAGATTTCGGAGTCACAGGCCCAAGTGGATGGGAGAGAAGCAACTCAGAGTTTCAGAGTCTGAGCCTGGGTAGAGGTGAGCAGGAAGGTATGGCTTGGCTCCCCTTCCTTGAAGACTTAGAGTTGCTTGTCTTAAGGAAAGCTCACCTGGGTAAGGGATTCGACCGTGGGTGACAATCTCTGTAAGCAAGATCCCGAAGGACCACACGTCTGACTTGATGGTGAAGGTCCCATAGTTAATGGCTTCTGGTGCTGTCCACTTAATGGGAAATTTGGCCCCTAGAGAGAAGCAAAGTTAGTCCCCCTGTGTGTGCTTGCTCTCCTGCTGGCCATGAACCTCCTCTCTATCCCACACCTACCCTCCCGGGCCGTGTACTCATTGTCCTCAATGAGGCGCGCCAGGCCAAAGTCTGCAATCTTGCAGCTCAGCGTGTCAGACACCAGGATGTTGGCGGCGCGCAGGTCCCGATGTATGTAATTCTGTTCTTCGATGAACGCCATGCCCTCTGCAATCTGCAGGCCAGGAATAGGTCACCAGTCCTTACCCCACTGATCTGTAGCCATACCCAGCCCTTTGCCCGGCTCCTTACCTGGGCTGCCATGTCCAAAAGTTTGTTGACATTCAACTTGATGCCCGAGGGAGTCTTGAGAAAATCTACTAGGCTCCCTGTGAGCAAAAGCAAGAGTTGTTGACTTAAATTGCCCAGGACGAAGCCCGTAGACCCTTCCAGATCCACCTAGGATCCACCTAGATCCACCTAGGTCCACCTAGGATCCACCTAGATCCACCTAGGATCCACCTAGATCCACCTAGGATCTGGAAGCAGTGCCTGACCGTGGCAAGGAAGAATGAGGACTGAGAAAAAGTGTGTGCTTGGGGGTAGAAGGGGGGGATGATGTGAGCAAGGGAAGAGAATGCTTGTGCAAGGTGGGGATGCTGTGCACAAGGGGGGGGGGATGCTGTGCACAAGAGGGGGATGCTGTGCACAGGGGGGATGCTGTGCACAAGAGGGGGATGCTGTGCACAGGGGGAATGCTGTGCACAAGAGGGGGATGCTGTGCACAAGGAGGGATGCTGTGCACAAGGGGAGATGCTGTGCACAAGGGGGGATGCTGTGCACAAGGAGGGATGCTGTGCACAAGGGGGGATGCTGTGCACAAGGGGGAGATGCTGTGCACAAGGGGGGATACTGTGCACAAGAGGGGGATGCTGTGCACAAGGGGGGATGCTGTGCACAAGGAGGGATGCTGTGCACAAGGGGGGATGCTGTGCATAAGGGAGATGCTGTGCACAAGGAGGGATACTGTGCACAAGGAGGGATGCTGTTCACAAGGGGGGATGCTGTGCATAAGGGAGATGCTGTGCACAAGGGGGATGCTGTGCACAAGAGGGGGATGCTGTGCACAAGGAGGGATGCTGTGCATAAGGGAGATGCTGTGCACAAGGAGGGATGCTGTGCACAAGGAGGGATGCTGTGCACAAGGGGGTATGCTGTGCACAAGGGGGTATGCTGTGCACAAGAGGGGGATGCTGTGCACAAGGAGGGATGCTGTGCACAAAGGGGGATGCTGTGCACAAGGAGGTGATGCTGTGTACAAGGGGGGATACTGTGCACAAGAGGGGGATGCTGTGCATAAGAGGGGGATGCTGTGCATAAGGGAGATGCTGTGTACAAGAGGGGAATGCTGTGCATAAGGGAGATGCTGTGTACAAGAGGGGGATGCTGTGCATAAGGGGGATGCTGTGCATAAGGGAGATGCTGTGTACAAGAGGGGGATGCTGTGCATAAGGGGATGCTGTGCATAAGGGGGGTGCTGTGCACAAGGGGGATGCTGTGTACAAGGGGGTATGCTGTGCAAAAGAGGGGGATGCTGTGCATAAGGGGGGTGCTGTGCACAAGGGGGATGCTGTGCACAAGGAGGGGATGCTCAGCATATGGGATGGCCTTTTCCAGAGGGCTAGGTTGGGATATGAGCAGAGGATCCAGAGGCTTCTTGCCTCCAGTTAAGACAGAGCCCCATCTCCACAGCAGCCAAGCTGACATGCTTCATGCCTGTGTCTTCTTCCCAGAGACCTGACTTTCTCTATCACAGATTATTGTTGGATTCTCCACACAGATAGCTAGACTCTTCCTTCAAAGTCTCTTTGCTTCATTTCTTGTCTTCTAGaagtttctcctttccttttcctgccCAGCTGGACCACTCTTCTACACTGTTCCTACCAGCTGTCATGAATTCCTTCAGCTAATTAGCAGAGCAACTGTGACacacaattttaatcccagcacttcggaggcagaggcaggcagatcttggagTTCGGGaccaggagagtcagggctacacagagaaaccctatcccccccccccaaaaaaaaatcccacaaaaaaacaataacaacaaaaagaggcCAGGGAGTGGtgatgcacagctttaatccctggggaggtgggaggcagagatggagggatctctgtgagttcaaagacagcctggtctactgagtgagttctagagcagagaagactatacagagaaaccttgtgttaaaaaaaaaatgcctggtggtggtggcacatgcctttaatccctgtgctagggaggcagaggacacagagaaaccctgtcttgaaaagccgagccaaaaaaagaaagaaagacgtggtggcgcacgcctttaatcccagcacttgggaggcagaggcgggctgatttctgagttcgaggccagcctggtctacaaagtgagttccaggacaaccagggctatacagagaaaccctgtctcaaaaaacaaaaaaaaaaaaaaaaaaaaaaaaagaagaaagacggaaagaaagaaagaaagaaagaaagaaaggaagaaagaaagaaagagaaaggaaaatatctTCACTGTCTACATTCCTGGGGTATTTGGGAACATCCCTAGGTCACAAACTGCTTTTCTCAGTGTCCATTATCAAAATCAGGTTTCTGGCAAACACCTCTgatcctagcactgaggaggcagaggtgggtggatttctgacttcagggccagcctggtctacagagtgagttccaggacagccagggctacacgaagaaaccctgtctcaaaaagaaaaaaagagccgggcgtggtggcgcacgcctttaatcccagcacttgggaggcagaggcaggcggatttctgagttcgaggccagcctggtctacaaagtgagttccaggacagccagggctacacagagaaaccctgtctcaaaaaaaaaaaaccaaaccaaaaaaaaaaaaaaaaaaaaaaaaaaaagaaagaaaaaaagaaactaccaAAAAGAAAGCCTATTTGCCATTTCCAGGAATCATTAGCCAATGAATGGTTTGTTTCCCTTCCTGGAAGATTTGCACTCCAAACAATCGAAACCACATAAAAGCAAGGCTGGACAGGAACTGCTCTTCCATCCCCATAGCAACTATGTAGAGATGCAGTTCTTCCACTAGTGCAGCTATGctttaattacatgtatttattcataGGAGGCGGCACATGCATGAGCCATTACACAggtatggagaccagaggacaactctggTAAGAGCcagctctttccctctctcctgtgGATTCCAGGCATTGAACTCCTGCTCATcaggcttgtcagcaagcacctttacctgctgagccatcttgctggccctaaaCCCGCTATTTTACAGATTAAAATAGTTCTATTTGGAGCAGAAAGCCGTGATGGGATCAGCCCAAAGCCATACAATTATAAAGCCTCAACTCTATCCAGGCAGTCAGACTCTTGGATCCTTAACAAACATACTACATATTTGGGCTAGAAAGGTAGCTCAGCgtttgagagcactggctgctcttccagaggacccgcgTTTGATCCCcagtagctcacaattgtctgtaactccagggtaTCCCACACTCCTTTCTGGTCTCTTCAGGCACCATACACCATTTCTTAGGTCAAGCATTCTGAAACCCAGGTGGGCATTGGAAGaaaggaacagaaactgaagatcAGGGACTATCAGATGGAACGTTCTTCCAAAGCTTAGGGACCCAGAAAAGAGTCTTTAGAAGATCAGAGGTAAAAGCGCCTTCCTTCCCTGGGTCCAAAAGGTAGTGGGACCACAATAGCGCCCTCAAGCGGCTGGACATAGCAGGGCACCCACCGTTCTCCATGTATTCCGTGATGATGTAGATGGGTTCCTGGGTGACCACTGCATAAAGCCGGACTAGCCGCGGGTGCTGCAGCTGCTTCATGAGGTTAGCCTCAGCCAGGAAGGCGTCGGGGGACATGCTCCCTTGTTTCAGACTCTTCACCGCCACCTTCGTGTGTCCGTTGTAGTACCCTGATGGGGTACGGGTGGAGAAGTTACAGAGGTCAAGATCCTGACGAACTAGGCAGCCATCCTGAATAGGCCAGTGTGAGAGGAAGCTcacattctctctcctctttccaatCAGTCCCGAGGGTCACACTCACCCATCCACACTTCCCCGAACTGGCCAGCTCCCAGCCGCTCCACCAACTTCAGTGTTTCCCTGGGAACTTCCCATTCGTCCTCCCACCATGGTTTCTGGGGCTTCTGGGTCTGGCAAGGACGGCTCAACTTTGTGCACAGCCCATCAGAGGCGTCTGCATAGACAAAAGAGAAGGTTAATGCGGTCACTAGAGACCTTGGATGCTCCCTCCAGCCCCTACCCTCTTTCCACTTTCCTCGCAGGGGAAACCGACTGGTATGGGAGGGAAAACGTGGGTCATTCAACATTAGCCGGCAGGGTCTAGGGTCAGGTTCTATACCCCTCATCCACTGAAGGGGAATGAAAGACGTTTGGAGGGTCCCTAAGAAGGACTGGGtgcgggagagagagagaggctgctaGGATGGGCACAGGTGAACGCATTCCGCCGGAGCTCACTGGTGTAATGGCGGACTAGATCGTGCAATCCGGGAAAAGTGATACGAGGGGAGATGTAGAAGCCACCGTTGTCTAGGTTACGGATCTTGTAATGTTTCACCACTTCTCCCTGGTTCTGGTCGAAGTCTCTGACCGACAGGGAAAAGGACCCTGAAGAAAGGttggagatgggaggagggaagagaagagaagttgaagaggaaaaagaaaatgtggcggATTGCCTTCCATAAATCAGGTGGTCACCGCCCCCGTTTCCCACAgctccccgcccccgcccccttcTCGCCCGGAGGCGCCCGCCCTCACCTCACAGCCACGCCCACACCGGGGCTCCGCCCACCAAGCCCTCTCACCCGCAGTGCTTTCGCTTTCCCGGATCAGGAAGGATCCATGCGTGTTCCCGGGCGCCAAAAGCTGCCGCTCGGCGTCCTTACGGCTCAGATTCTTGAAGAACCAACTATATAAGGCAGATACAAGACCATCGACTTTtgatcgattttttttttttttttggtgcagccctagctgtcctggaactccctctgtacaccagactggccttcaactcagagatctgcctgcccctccctcccgAATGCTAGGTTTAAAAGCCTGTGCCACCTTTGTCCAATTCTTCCTCCATCTCAGTCAAACATCCCCTACTCCCCGGACCACGCCCTGTTCTGAGATCCCTGGATGTGAACCCCATTCCCACGGAGGTCTCCTGCTCACGGTTCAGGCTCCAGGCTGTTTGCTTTCGCCACGAAGTTGAAGGGAATGAAGCCTTCTTGGCCAGTCGTCAGGGACTGAGCCTTCCACCACTCACCGCTCCTGCACCACAGAGACCATCATCATGGCGTATATAGCCACTGGAAACCCCTGAGTCCCCAGTTAGACCAGATCATTACTCCCCTGGATCAAACACTCTGGAGACTTATTTCTAGCACATTCCAAAACCCCTCAGCTGAGGCCAGAGCCTGTAATGGGTGCAGGAGggctgaggacacacacacaaacacacacacacaccacatcaggCAAGGTGGGTTAGAAGTATACTTACTGCTCCAGGATTCGGAGCTGTTCACCCTTCTCAAAGCCCAAGTCTCCATCATGGGAGGGCTCATAACTGTGCAGGGCGATAACCAGGTTGTCTGTAAAGATAAGAAGAGTCAAGAAAAGCCAGCCTGGGGCTGACAGGAACAGTGGAATTCTAGAGACACAGGATGCAGACAAGGTGGAGAGAAGATGAAGACAGTATGGACACGAACAACCAAGCATCCCCAGGCCGTATCATGTTTCACAGGCTGCTGGATGAAGTCACCTTGCAGCGGGGATGCTGGTGGGAGAGATCCCTCATAGGTGACCAGTGGGTCCCGCACTTCAGAGCCATTCCGGATGGGCAGCTGTGGGGTAGGAAATGAGGCTGGGGtcaaagaaaaaagacaggatcTGACCCtagctccctctcctctcctcttctttccgtTTCTCCAGCCTGGTTGAACCTTGTCTCTGAATTCACCAACTATGTGTACATTTGACCTTAGGAAGGTCCCTTCCTCTAGCTGGGCCTCTTCTGTGATGTATGCTAGGGAAGATAGGAGTGCTGCTATTTTCCAGAGCCTTTAGTTATGGTCCATTTAGGTTTTTTCTCCTGGATACACAACCTTTCAACCCCATGCCATCCCTTCACCAATCTTATGTCCTCCGCCCCCATCCCTCCACCAATCCTATCTCCTGGCCCCCATCCCTTCACTAATCCCATCTTCCTCTTACCGAGATCTTGCTGTCCAGCGGGACTATGGGATAGTGGCAGTTTTCACACACGTCAATGTTCTCCATCCAGTCATCTTCAGGGTTTGAGCTGCAGACACAGCCCATGATCCCTGAAGGAATGTAGAGAGGCCTGAAGGAGCTGGCCCTAAGCCACTCGCCCCAACATCAGACATCCTAGAGCCCTGTTCTGGAAGTTACAAAAAGTACCCGAGATCGTCAGCTCAGAGGCCCCCATTGGCCGCAGACAGAAGCGCTGAATCGTGGGATTCAAGCTCCTGACTGGG
It encodes:
- the Lck gene encoding proto-oncogene tyrosine-protein kinase LCK isoform b (isoform b is encoded by transcript variant 3), yielding MGCVCSSNPEDDWMENIDVCENCHYPIVPLDSKISLPIRNGSEVRDPLVTYEGSLPPASPLQDNLVIALHSYEPSHDGDLGFEKGEQLRILEQSGEWWKAQSLTTGQEGFIPFNFVAKANSLEPEPWFFKNLSRKDAERQLLAPGNTHGSFLIRESESTAGSFSLSVRDFDQNQGEVVKHYKIRNLDNGGFYISPRITFPGLHDLVRHYTNASDGLCTKLSRPCQTQKPQKPWWEDEWEVPRETLKLVERLGAGQFGEVWMGYYNGHTKVAVKSLKQGSMSPDAFLAEANLMKQLQHPRLVRLYAVVTQEPIYIITEYMENGSLVDFLKTPSGIKLNVNKLLDMAAQIAEGMAFIEEQNYIHRDLRAANILVSDTLSCKIADFGLARLIEDNEYTAREGAKFPIKWTAPEAINYGTFTIKSDVWSFGILLTEIVTHGRIPYPGMTNPEVIQNLERGYRMVRPDNCPEELYHLMMLCWKERPEDRPTFDYLRSVLDDFFTATEGQYQPQP
- the Lck gene encoding proto-oncogene tyrosine-protein kinase LCK isoform a (isoform a is encoded by transcript variant 1) — its product is MGASELTISGIMGCVCSSNPEDDWMENIDVCENCHYPIVPLDSKISLPIRNGSEVRDPLVTYEGSLPPASPLQDNLVIALHSYEPSHDGDLGFEKGEQLRILEQSGEWWKAQSLTTGQEGFIPFNFVAKANSLEPEPWFFKNLSRKDAERQLLAPGNTHGSFLIRESESTAGSFSLSVRDFDQNQGEVVKHYKIRNLDNGGFYISPRITFPGLHDLVRHYTNASDGLCTKLSRPCQTQKPQKPWWEDEWEVPRETLKLVERLGAGQFGEVWMGYYNGHTKVAVKSLKQGSMSPDAFLAEANLMKQLQHPRLVRLYAVVTQEPIYIITEYMENGSLVDFLKTPSGIKLNVNKLLDMAAQIAEGMAFIEEQNYIHRDLRAANILVSDTLSCKIADFGLARLIEDNEYTAREGAKFPIKWTAPEAINYGTFTIKSDVWSFGILLTEIVTHGRIPYPGMTNPEVIQNLERGYRMVRPDNCPEELYHLMMLCWKERPEDRPTFDYLRSVLDDFFTATEGQYQPQP